Genomic window (Streptomyces cadmiisoli):
CGAGGCGATGCTGGCCGTCACACCGGACCTGCATGTGCTGCGCGACCCGACGCGCGGCGGTCTGGCCGCCTCGCTCAACGAGATCGCCGTCGGGTCGGGCACCGGGATCGTCGTGCGGGAGCGTTCCGTGCCGGTGCCGCCGCCCGTGGCCAGTGCCTGCGCGATGCTCGGACTCGATCCGATGTACGTCGCCAACGAGGGCAAACTCGTCGCCTTCGTGCCGCGGGAGCACGCCGAGGCGGTCCTCGCCGCGATGCGCGGGCACGAGCGGGGCGCCGAGGCGGTGATCATCGGCGAGGTGGTCGAGGAGCATCCGGGCATGGTCGTGGCGCGCACCGCGCTCGGCGGCACCCGGGTGGTGGACATGCCGCTCGGCGAACAGCTGCCGAGGATCTGCTGACCCGCGCCGGACGCACCCCCGCGCGCACGACACCCGGTGCCGTGCGGCGCCGGGTGTCAGCGGGACCGGTCGCGCCGTCCGGGGCGGGTGTCCAGGGTCCAGGTGTGTGTGCAGCCGGGGCACTGGAGGTGCACCCGGGCACCCTCGTTCCCTATCAGGTAACGCCAGTGCTGCGGGCAGTTGCGGCCGTCCAGGCAGGTGGCGCAGTCGCGCGCGTCGTCACAGCCGGGGCAGGGCACCCAGGCCCGCCGGGCCCGGTCGGCCTGGGGGTCAATGGGAAGTCGCATCGCCCTCGTCCCGTCCGGGCAGCACACCGGCCGCCACGAGCATGGCGTACGTCCGCTGCTGCTCGGCGTCGAGGCCGGAGTACAGCAGGGCGGTGGCCTCCTGCTCCGACCGCAGCGCGGCGACGGGATCCCAGTCGGGCCCGAGCGCGGCCATCACCTCGGCCCGTCGCCGGGCCTCCTCCAGAGTGAGGTCCAGCGAGAAGGTGAACGGGCCGGAGCCGGAGCTGTCAGTCATGGGACCGGTGCTTTCGCGGGGGACGTGCTTTCCGGGCCACGTTTACCAGAGCGAATCGCGGTCCGTGAAGCGAATGTGACCGACCTCATCGCCGGGCCGCGCCCGCCCGTACCGCCCCGGTCCTCGCGGTGCCGCTATCGCACGAGCGCCGGGAGCCCTGCCGCCGACGTCTGTGCGCGAACGGGAAGCCGGGCTCCGAGCAGAATCATCAGCAGGGCCCGCTCGGTCGCGTCGGTGAGGAGTTCGGAGGCCCGTGCCATGGCCTCGGCGAGCGCCATCGGCGCCGGCAGGATGCCGCTGTAGGCGTCCACCCCGGGCACCTCGGCGGCGCCCTCGCCGAGTGTCCCCGCCAGCGCGAGCACCGGTCGCCCGTGCAGCTTGGCCCGGCGGGCCACCTCGGCGGGGACCTTTCCCCGGGGGGTCTGGCGGTCCAGGGCGCCTTCCGCGGTGACGACCAGATCGGCACGGGCGAGACGGGCGTCGAGGTCGAGGTGGCCGAGCAGCACGTCGAAGCGTGGCAGCAGCCGGGCGCCCAGCGCGGCGAGCCCCGCGCCGAGACCGCCCGACGCGCCGGTGCCGGGGCCCTGCCGCAGATCGGCGGCGGTACCGGCGAGATCGCGGGTGAGGACGGCCGCCCAGTTCTCCAGCGCGGCCGACAGCTGCTCGACCTGCGACGGCGTGGCGCCCTTCTGCGGTCCGTAGACGCGGGCCACGCCCCGCTCCCCGCACAGCACGTTGTACGGATTGCAGGCGACGAGCAGTTCCACCTCCCGCAAGCGGGGGTCGAGTCCGCCCGGGTCGACGCGGCTCAGCCGGGTCAGCTCCCGTCCCCCGGGCGGGAGTTCGCGGCCGTCGGCGTCGAGCAGCCGCGCGCCGAGGGCCTGGAGCGCGCCGGCGCCGCCGTCGGAGGTTCCGGAGTCGCCGCAGCCGACGAGGACGCGGCGCACACCGGTGTCCAGCGCGGCGCGGATCAGCTCGCCGACGCCGTACGTCGTGGTGGCGCCGGGATCGCGCAGGGCCTGCGGGACGAGGCTCAGGCCCGCCACCGCGGCCATCTCCACGACCGCGGTGTCCCGCGGGCCGAGCAGCGCCCAGTGGGTGTCGACCGGCAGGCCGACGGGTCCCGTGGCGGACCGCGCGACGAGCCGTCCGCCGGTCGCGGCGGCGAGTGCGGCGGCGGTGCCCTCGCCTCCGTCGACCAGGGGGATCCGGTCGATCCCGGCGTCGGGCAGGACGCGGTGGACACCGGCCGCGATGGCGTCGGCGGCGGCCTCGGCGGACAGGGACTCCTTGAAGCCACTGGGGGCTACGACGACACGGGTCAGCATGGGCCGGCTCCTAACGTGCGACGGGAACGCCGAGCAGCGGCCATACCGCGACGGCGAAGATCAGGACCAGCGCGGCGGTCAGCGGCGCCAGGACCGCGGACAGACGCAGCAGGTCGCGGGGGGTGTACGTGGGGGTGCCGGGGATGTCCGCGAACAGCGTGACCGGCTTGGCGGAGGCCGGCAGCGTGTGGCAGAACCCCGCGGCGGCGGTGGAGGCGAGTGCCGCCGCGACCGGGTTGACCCCCGCGCCGACCGCGGCCGCGACGACCAGCGGCACCAGCACCGAGGAACGGGCGGAGCGGGACTGGAGCACCAGATGGGCGGCGGTGCTGACGACGACCACGACGGTCAGGAACGCCAGCGGGGTGACCTCCGCGGGCAGCCCGCCGACCACCCACCTCGCCGCGCCCGAGTCGGCCAGTGCGACACCCATGGCCATGGTGGCCGCCATGAACAGCAGCAGCGACCAGGGCACCGTCTTCAGGGCGTCCTTCAGCCGTACGGTGCCGAGGGCCGGTGAGGAGGCCACGACCGCGCCGATCAACGCGACGACGGCCGGAGACACCCGGTGCAGCGGTTCGCTGCACCACAGGAGGACCACCGTGCCCAGCAGCAGGGCGCAGCGCGTCTCGGACGGGGTCCAGGGCCCGGTGACCGGGCTCTTGCTGTGCTCCTGGATCTGCTCGGCGGTGATGTGCACGGCGCCCCGGCGGTCGGCGCGCCGCGTGGTGGTCAGCAGGACGAGTTCGGCGGCCAGGTGGGAGGAGGCCACGGCCAGGGGCAGCCCCAGCAGCAGCCACTGGGTGAAGCCGATCCGCTCCCCCGTCTCCTGCCACAGCACCGACACGGTGATCAGGTGCGCGCCGGCGCCGATCAGCGTCGCGACCGCCGACAGCAGGATCACCGTCGGGAACAGCAGCGCCAGCATCACGACCAGGCGCCGGCGGTCGGCGAGGGCCTTGGCGAGGGCGAGGAACACCGGCAGCGCGAGCGCCGCCCGGCCCGATGTGGCCGGCACCGCGAACGCCGTGACGACCAGCGCGGCCGTCGTCAGGTGCACCAACTGGCGTACGGTGCGCGCCCCGCCGACCAGGAACGCCGCCGCCCGCCCCGCGAGTCCGGTCCTGGCCACCGCGGCGGCCAGGACGAAGGCGCAGATCAGCAGCCACACGGTGGAGTCCCCGAGCGTGCCGAACAGGGTGTCGCTGCTGATCACCCCGGTCACGGTCAGCGCCAGCCCGGCACCGAGCGCGATGTACGTGTCGTCGACCGGCGTTCCGATCCAGGCGCAGGTCGCGAGGACGAACACGGCCAGGGTGAGGCGGGCCTGCCCGCTCAGGCCGGGGAAGTTGCCGGGGACCACGAGCAGCGCGCACAGGGACAGCGCCACACAGAGAGCCGCGGTGGCACGGAGGTTCAGGGTCACGTCATCGAGAGTTCACCTGGGCGGTGAGCCCGTTATGAGCCTCAGATGAAGGAAACCTCACGCACGGCCCTGCCTCACACCGGTAGCCGGTACC
Coding sequences:
- a CDS encoding glycerate kinase is translated as MLTRVVVAPSGFKESLSAEAAADAIAAGVHRVLPDAGIDRIPLVDGGEGTAAALAAATGGRLVARSATGPVGLPVDTHWALLGPRDTAVVEMAAVAGLSLVPQALRDPGATTTYGVGELIRAALDTGVRRVLVGCGDSGTSDGGAGALQALGARLLDADGRELPPGGRELTRLSRVDPGGLDPRLREVELLVACNPYNVLCGERGVARVYGPQKGATPSQVEQLSAALENWAAVLTRDLAGTAADLRQGPGTGASGGLGAGLAALGARLLPRFDVLLGHLDLDARLARADLVVTAEGALDRQTPRGKVPAEVARRAKLHGRPVLALAGTLGEGAAEVPGVDAYSGILPAPMALAEAMARASELLTDATERALLMILLGARLPVRAQTSAAGLPALVR
- a CDS encoding DUF6400 family protein → MTDSSGSGPFTFSLDLTLEEARRRAEVMAALGPDWDPVAALRSEQEATALLYSGLDAEQQRTYAMLVAAGVLPGRDEGDATSH
- a CDS encoding SLC13 family permease encodes the protein MTLNLRATAALCVALSLCALLVVPGNFPGLSGQARLTLAVFVLATCAWIGTPVDDTYIALGAGLALTVTGVISSDTLFGTLGDSTVWLLICAFVLAAAVARTGLAGRAAAFLVGGARTVRQLVHLTTAALVVTAFAVPATSGRAALALPVFLALAKALADRRRLVVMLALLFPTVILLSAVATLIGAGAHLITVSVLWQETGERIGFTQWLLLGLPLAVASSHLAAELVLLTTTRRADRRGAVHITAEQIQEHSKSPVTGPWTPSETRCALLLGTVVLLWCSEPLHRVSPAVVALIGAVVASSPALGTVRLKDALKTVPWSLLLFMAATMAMGVALADSGAARWVVGGLPAEVTPLAFLTVVVVVSTAAHLVLQSRSARSSVLVPLVVAAAVGAGVNPVAAALASTAAAGFCHTLPASAKPVTLFADIPGTPTYTPRDLLRLSAVLAPLTAALVLIFAVAVWPLLGVPVAR